Proteins encoded together in one Neisseria lactamica window:
- the purM gene encoding phosphoribosylformylglycinamidine cyclo-ligase: MSTSLSYRDAGVDIDAGDQLVENIKPFAKRTMRPEVLGDLGGFGALVEIGKKYKNPVLVSGTDGVGTKLKLAFDWDKHDTVGIDLVAMSVNDILVQGAEPLFFLDYFACGKLDVPRATDVIKGIAQGCEESGCALIGGETAEMPGMYPVGEYDLAGFAVGVVEKENVITGRSIGAGDVVLGLASNGAHSNGYSLIRKIIERDNPDLDAEFDNGKTLREAVIAPTRLYVKPILAALEKFTIKGMAHITGGGITENVPRVLPENTVAQIDAESWELPKLFQWLQKAGNVETQEMYRTFNCGIGMVVIVAAEDADAVRSFLSGQGETVYRLGCIRERQGNEHQTQVA; the protein is encoded by the coding sequence ATGAGTACTTCATTGAGTTACCGCGATGCAGGTGTCGATATCGACGCAGGCGACCAACTGGTCGAAAACATCAAACCGTTTGCCAAACGCACGATGCGCCCGGAAGTATTGGGGGATTTGGGCGGTTTTGGCGCATTGGTCGAAATCGGCAAGAAATATAAAAACCCCGTATTGGTCAGCGGTACGGATGGAGTAGGAACCAAACTCAAACTTGCCTTCGATTGGGATAAACACGATACGGTGGGCATTGACCTTGTTGCAATGAGTGTCAACGATATTTTGGTTCAAGGAGCTGAGCCATTGTTTTTCTTGGATTATTTTGCCTGCGGTAAATTGGATGTTCCGCGCGCGACCGATGTCATCAAAGGCATTGCACAAGGTTGCGAAGAATCCGGTTGCGCCCTGATTGGCGGGGAAACTGCCGAAATGCCGGGCATGTATCCCGTTGGCGAATACGATTTGGCGGGTTTTGCCGTCGGCGTGGTGGAAAAAGAGAATGTCATTACCGGCCGCAGCATCGGCGCGGGCGATGTGGTATTGGGTTTGGCTTCCAACGGCGCACATTCAAACGGCTATTCCCTTATCCGTAAAATCATCGAACGCGACAATCCCGATCTGGATGCCGAGTTTGATAATGGCAAAACCTTGCGTGAGGCCGTTATTGCGCCGACCCGTCTGTATGTGAAACCGATTCTTGCCGCTTTGGAAAAATTTACCATTAAAGGTATGGCGCACATTACCGGCGGCGGCATTACTGAAAACGTGCCGCGCGTGTTGCCTGAAAACACGGTTGCACAAATCGATGCCGAATCGTGGGAATTGCCCAAGCTCTTCCAATGGCTTCAAAAGGCGGGCAATGTGGAAACCCAAGAAATGTATCGAACCTTTAACTGCGGTATCGGTATGGTCGTCATCGTTGCTGCCGAAGATGCCGATGCGGTTCGGTCATTCCTGAGCGGGCAGGGCGAGACAGTTTACCGTTTGGGTTGTATCCGAGAGCGTCAAGGGAACGAGCATCAAACCCAAGTTGCCTGA
- the ribA gene encoding GTP cyclohydrolase II produces the protein MSELLNYVASCRLPTEWGVFTMHGFEEANGQEHVALTVGDFSDSNPVLTRIHSECLTGDALFSKKCDCGPQLEAAMKAVQAEGRGIIVYLRQEGRGIGLINKIRAYHLQDQGMDTVEANVALGLPVDARDFRLAQSIYEYLGIRSVKLLTNNPEKIQTLKDAGINVVERIPLHVGENLENERYLQTKADKLGHLMPE, from the coding sequence ATGTCTGAATTATTAAACTATGTCGCTTCGTGCCGCCTACCGACCGAATGGGGCGTATTTACGATGCACGGTTTTGAAGAAGCAAACGGGCAGGAACACGTCGCGCTGACCGTCGGTGATTTTTCAGACAGCAATCCGGTTCTGACGCGCATCCACTCCGAATGCCTGACGGGCGACGCGCTGTTTTCAAAAAAATGCGACTGCGGGCCGCAACTGGAAGCGGCAATGAAAGCGGTACAGGCAGAGGGGCGCGGCATCATCGTCTATCTGCGTCAGGAAGGGCGCGGCATCGGGCTGATTAACAAAATCCGCGCCTATCATTTGCAGGATCAGGGTATGGATACGGTTGAGGCGAACGTGGCACTCGGTCTGCCCGTCGATGCCCGCGATTTCCGTTTGGCGCAATCTATCTACGAATATCTGGGCATCCGCTCGGTCAAACTGCTGACCAACAACCCCGAAAAAATCCAAACCCTGAAAGATGCGGGGATTAACGTGGTCGAACGCATCCCCCTGCACGTCGGGGAAAATCTGGAAAACGAGCGTTATCTCCAAACCAAAGCAGACAAGCTGGGACATCTGATGCCGGAATAA
- a CDS encoding glycosyltransferase: MIFSIIVPIYNVEKYLRCCVDSVLAENFADYEMILVDDGSPDGCGKICDEYTGKYPHIKVIHQENGGLSDARNAGIRAAKGDYLIFLDSDDYWADTNRSKNAGGGILFDLQQLADKKVDLILHPSSFNYRDIPKGADFSDNDFVRHFETLVEGRYYIANAWTKIVRREIIIKNNLFFPKGYIHEDFPYSLQLARFIKTFAFYDNPFYQYRVLGNSISHNVKYKNFSDVLTHLDRGVDFLVENKNSPIYGGLQKFVFDNIGYLRSILVRLYFSKNIILIYRKYFSFKEKCRKIFGAKTMHPIFIGKTAFIIGLPILRLLVPPMLYPAIKAVYQKFFSE, from the coding sequence ATGATTTTCTCCATCATCGTCCCTATTTACAATGTGGAAAAATACCTCCGCTGCTGCGTGGATTCCGTGCTTGCCGAAAATTTTGCCGATTATGAAATGATTTTGGTCGATGACGGTTCGCCGGACGGCTGCGGGAAGATTTGCGACGAATATACAGGCAAATATCCGCATATAAAAGTGATTCATCAAGAAAACGGCGGGCTGTCGGATGCCCGCAACGCCGGTATCCGGGCGGCAAAAGGCGATTACCTAATCTTTTTGGACAGCGACGATTATTGGGCCGATACCAACCGTTCAAAAAACGCGGGGGGGGGGATTCTCTTTGATTTACAACAACTTGCAGACAAAAAGGTTGATTTGATCCTGCATCCCTCGTCCTTCAATTACCGCGACATCCCCAAAGGGGCGGACTTTTCGGATAATGATTTTGTCCGCCATTTTGAAACGCTGGTGGAGGGGCGGTACTATATCGCCAACGCGTGGACAAAGATTGTCAGGCGGGAAATCATCATTAAAAACAATCTGTTTTTCCCAAAAGGATACATTCACGAGGATTTCCCGTACAGTTTGCAATTGGCGCGTTTTATCAAGACTTTTGCCTTTTACGATAACCCTTTTTACCAGTACCGCGTTCTCGGCAACTCTATCAGCCACAACGTCAAATACAAAAATTTCAGCGATGTGCTGACGCATCTCGACCGGGGTGTGGATTTTTTAGTCGAAAACAAAAATTCCCCCATCTACGGCGGTTTGCAAAAATTTGTCTTCGACAATATCGGCTATCTGAGGTCTATATTGGTAAGGCTTTATTTTTCCAAAAACATTATCCTCATCTACCGGAAATATTTTTCATTTAAAGAAAAATGCAGAAAGATATTCGGCGCGAAGACGATGCATCCGATTTTTATCGGGAAGACCGCATTCATCATAGGATTGCCGATATTGCGCCTGCTCGTACCGCCTATGCTGTACCCGGCAATCAAGGCTGTTTATCAGAAATTTTTTTCGGAATAA
- the ribBA gene encoding bifunctional 3,4-dihydroxy-2-butanone-4-phosphate synthase/GTP cyclohydrolase II codes for MTDTADLRRRNLRQWIEKHYGGLQTRFAEAVCLNTGELSALLKNKSFGEKKARKIEQAANMPAMWLDRANPAAQTDHQERRTMSHISPIPEILADIKAGKMVIITDAEDRENEGDLLMAAQFVTPEAVNFMIKHARGLVCLPMAGEMVEKLGLPMMTQKNGAQYGTNFTVSIEAAHGITTGISAADRALTIQTAVSPTAKPEDIVQPGHIFPLRAQKGGVLVRAGHTEAGVDLAQMNGLIPAAVICEIINDDGTMARMPELMKFAEEHKLKIGTIADLIEYRSRTESLLEDMGDAPVQTPWGEFQQHVYVDKLSGETHLALVKGTPSADTETLVRVHEPFSVMDFIQANPRHSWSLPKALERVQQAESGVVILLHRTEDGASLLDRTLPKGANQAYKWDSKSYGIGAQILAGLNVKKLRVLGQPSSFTGLTGFGLEVVSFEEAEK; via the coding sequence ATGACTGACACAGCCGACCTGCGCCGCCGCAACCTGCGGCAGTGGATAGAAAAACATTACGGCGGTTTGCAAACCCGTTTTGCCGAAGCCGTCTGCCTCAATACGGGCGAACTCTCCGCCCTTTTAAAAAACAAATCCTTCGGCGAGAAAAAAGCCAGAAAAATCGAACAGGCGGCGAATATGCCCGCTATGTGGCTGGATCGGGCAAACCCCGCCGCACAAACCGACCATCAAGAAAGGCGCACTATGTCCCACATCTCCCCCATCCCCGAAATCCTGGCCGACATCAAAGCCGGCAAAATGGTCATCATCACCGATGCCGAAGACCGCGAAAACGAAGGCGACCTGCTGATGGCGGCGCAATTCGTCACCCCCGAAGCCGTCAACTTTATGATTAAACACGCGCGCGGCCTGGTCTGCCTGCCGATGGCGGGCGAAATGGTCGAAAAACTCGGACTGCCGATGATGACCCAGAAAAACGGCGCGCAATACGGCACCAACTTTACCGTCTCCATCGAAGCCGCACACGGCATTACCACCGGCATTTCCGCCGCCGACCGCGCCCTGACCATTCAAACCGCCGTTTCCCCGACCGCCAAACCCGAAGACATCGTCCAACCCGGCCACATCTTCCCGCTTCGCGCGCAAAAAGGCGGCGTACTCGTCCGCGCCGGACACACCGAAGCCGGTGTCGATTTAGCGCAAATGAACGGATTGATTCCCGCCGCCGTCATCTGCGAAATCATCAACGACGACGGCACGATGGCGCGTATGCCCGAACTGATGAAGTTTGCCGAAGAACACAAGCTCAAAATCGGCACGATTGCCGACCTCATCGAATACCGCAGCCGTACCGAAAGCCTGCTCGAAGATATGGGCGACGCGCCCGTACAAACCCCGTGGGGCGAGTTCCAGCAACACGTTTACGTCGACAAACTCTCCGGCGAAACCCACCTCGCCCTCGTCAAAGGCACACCCTCCGCCGACACCGAAACCCTCGTCCGCGTCCACGAACCCTTCAGCGTGATGGACTTCATTCAAGCCAACCCGCGCCATTCATGGTCATTGCCCAAAGCACTCGAGCGCGTCCAACAGGCAGAAAGCGGCGTCGTCATCCTTCTGCACCGCACCGAAGACGGCGCATCCCTGCTCGACCGCACCCTGCCTAAAGGCGCAAACCAAGCCTACAAATGGGACAGCAAAAGCTACGGCATAGGCGCGCAAATCCTCGCCGGCCTCAACGTCAAAAAACTGCGCGTCCTCGGGCAGCCCTCATCTTTCACGGGTCTGACCGGCTTCGGTTTGGAAGTCGTCAGTTTTGAAGAAGCGGAAAAATAA
- a CDS encoding ABC transporter, translated as MPSESLSDGILFGLENTYAVISPKERIQKTKATGIYRK; from the coding sequence ATGCCGTCTGAAAGCCTTTCAGACGGCATTTTGTTTGGTTTGGAAAATACTTATGCCGTTATTTCCCCGAAAGAGAGAATCCAAAAAACCAAAGCCACAGGAATTTATCGGAAATGA
- a CDS encoding HsdM family class I SAM-dependent methyltransferase: protein MTEQHFTEQTKALIDSLKTICAHCGLGNDGNEFKIISQAFLYKFLNDKYDFEVKQIRKEKPDEPIEFVNMDIEGKTAVLKPEHSIKYLSERQNGADFAKLFDDTLTDIAACNAELFSVKTEGGAKIVLFERISQYITDEGRRDDFCRALISKLAGFSFEAIFAQKFDFFATIFEYLIKDYNSNSGGKYAEYYTPHAVARIMADILVPEEVRGQIRSVDVYDPSAGSGTLLMNVAHAIGEDKCMIYTQDISQKSSNLLRLNLILNNLVHSLNNVVQGNTILSPAHKDASGRLKKFDFIVSNPPFKLDFSDFRDQLEGEENRERFFAGIPKIKAKDTDKMEIYQLFIQHILFSLKENGKAAIVLPTGFITAQSGIDKKIREYLVENKMLAGVVSMPSNIFATTGTNVSILFIDKANKDNVVLIDASGLGKKIKDGKNQKTVLSREEEQKICNTFTHKQAVEDFSVVVGYDEIKAKNYSLSAGQYFEVKIDYVDISAEEFEQKMAGFSADLDKLFAESAELEKEIKDRLAMLKFNS, encoded by the coding sequence ATGACCGAACAACACTTTACCGAACAAACCAAAGCCCTGATTGACAGCTTAAAAACCATTTGCGCCCACTGTGGTTTGGGCAATGACGGCAACGAATTTAAAATCATCAGTCAGGCGTTTTTGTATAAATTCCTAAACGACAAATACGATTTCGAAGTGAAACAAATTCGCAAAGAAAAGCCCGACGAGCCAATCGAGTTCGTCAATATGGATATTGAGGGAAAAACGGCCGTTTTGAAACCTGAGCATTCCATCAAGTATTTGTCCGAGCGACAAAACGGCGCGGACTTTGCCAAACTCTTTGACGATACGCTCACCGATATTGCCGCCTGTAATGCGGAACTGTTTTCGGTGAAAACCGAAGGCGGGGCGAAAATCGTCTTGTTCGAGCGTATCAGTCAATATATTACGGACGAAGGCCGCCGCGACGATTTCTGCCGCGCGCTGATTTCCAAGCTGGCGGGTTTTAGTTTCGAGGCGATTTTTGCGCAAAAATTCGATTTTTTCGCCACGATTTTTGAGTACCTGATTAAAGACTACAACAGCAATTCGGGCGGCAAATACGCCGAATACTACACGCCGCACGCGGTGGCGCGGATTATGGCGGATATTTTGGTGCCGGAAGAGGTACGCGGGCAAATCCGCAGTGTGGACGTTTACGACCCGTCGGCCGGTTCAGGAACGCTGTTGATGAACGTCGCCCATGCCATCGGCGAAGACAAATGTATGATTTATACGCAGGATATTTCGCAAAAATCGTCCAATCTTTTGCGGCTGAATCTGATTTTGAATAATCTGGTGCATTCGCTGAATAATGTGGTTCAAGGCAATACGATTTTGTCGCCTGCTCATAAAGACGCTTCAGGCCGTCTGAAAAAATTTGATTTCATTGTTTCCAATCCGCCGTTTAAATTGGATTTCAGCGATTTCCGCGACCAACTGGAAGGCGAGGAAAACCGCGAACGCTTTTTTGCCGGTATCCCGAAAATCAAGGCAAAAGATACGGATAAGATGGAAATCTACCAGCTTTTTATCCAGCATATCTTGTTTAGCCTGAAAGAAAACGGCAAAGCGGCGATTGTGTTGCCGACGGGCTTTATCACCGCCCAATCGGGTATCGACAAAAAAATCCGCGAATATCTGGTAGAAAACAAAATGCTCGCCGGCGTGGTTTCCATGCCTTCCAATATTTTCGCCACCACGGGAACCAACGTTTCCATCCTGTTTATCGATAAAGCCAATAAAGACAACGTGGTATTAATCGACGCATCGGGCTTGGGTAAAAAAATCAAAGACGGCAAAAACCAAAAAACCGTACTTTCCCGCGAAGAAGAACAAAAAATCTGCAATACTTTCACGCACAAACAGGCTGTGGAAGATTTCAGCGTGGTGGTCGGCTACGATGAAATCAAAGCCAAAAACTACAGCCTGTCGGCGGGGCAGTATTTCGAGGTAAAGATTGATTATGTGGATATTTCCGCCGAGGAATTCGAGCAGAAAATGGCGGGATTTTCGGCGGATTTGGACAAGCTCTTCGCTGAATCTGCCGAATTGGAAAAAGAGATTAAGGATAGGCTGGCGATGTTGAAATTCAATTCATAA
- a CDS encoding restriction endonuclease subunit S — MKRQIKIGEIAEINANSLTQKDMFQEIMYLDTGNITRNEIDNIQILNITMDKIPSRAKRKVKDKTIIYSTVRPNQEHYGFLENPSDNFIVSTGFSTIDVYDDNTDEKFIYYLLTQKHVTDYLHTIGENSVSSYPSINPDDIANLKFTVPYLKTQQSIAAVLSALDKKIALNKQINARLEEMAKTLYDYWFVQFDFPDANGKSYKSSGGEMVFDETLKRKIPKGWEVKQISHWIKADKSGDWGKEQQEGNYTVKVNCVRGADINAINSQGNIEAPIRFILAKNEHKLLSPFDFVVEISGGSPTQSTGRLAPISQYVLDRFDLPLICSNFCKAISLKDTSYFYQFAFMWSDIYKNNILFGWEGKTSGIKNLLFDNFVNGYFECFPPKEIAEQFFKIIDKNHQEQQLLLKQNHQLTQLRDFLLPMLMNGQVSVAE; from the coding sequence ATGAAACGACAAATTAAAATTGGTGAAATCGCAGAAATAAATGCTAATTCCCTCACTCAAAAAGACATGTTTCAAGAAATCATGTATTTGGATACTGGCAATATTACTCGAAATGAAATAGACAATATCCAAATTTTGAACATCACTATGGACAAAATCCCTAGCCGTGCAAAACGAAAGGTAAAAGATAAAACAATTATCTATTCAACAGTTCGCCCCAATCAAGAGCATTACGGTTTCTTGGAAAACCCTAGTGATAATTTCATTGTGTCAACAGGATTTAGTACAATTGATGTTTATGATGACAATACAGATGAAAAATTTATTTACTATTTATTGACTCAAAAGCATGTCACTGATTATTTACATACAATTGGTGAAAACAGTGTTTCATCATATCCATCAATAAATCCTGATGATATTGCAAATCTAAAATTCACAGTTCCCTACCTCAAAACCCAACAATCCATCGCCGCCGTCCTATCCGCTTTAGACAAAAAAATCGCCCTGAACAAACAAATCAACGCGCGCTTGGAAGAGATGGCGAAAACCCTTTACGACTATTGGTTTGTGCAGTTTGACTTCCCCGACGCCAACGGTAAGTCTTACAAATCCTCAGGCGGCGAAATGGTGTTTGACGAAACCTTGAAACGGAAAATTCCGAAGGGGTGGGAGGTGAAGCAAATATCTCATTGGATAAAAGCCGACAAATCAGGTGATTGGGGGAAAGAACAGCAAGAGGGAAATTATACGGTAAAAGTGAATTGTGTTCGTGGTGCAGATATTAATGCAATAAATTCACAGGGAAATATTGAAGCCCCAATCCGTTTCATTTTGGCAAAAAATGAACATAAATTGTTGTCGCCTTTTGATTTTGTTGTTGAGATTTCAGGCGGAAGTCCTACACAATCAACAGGAAGACTTGCTCCAATCAGCCAATATGTTTTAGACCGTTTTGATTTGCCTTTAATTTGTTCTAATTTCTGTAAGGCTATTTCCCTAAAAGATACAAGCTATTTTTATCAATTTGCCTTTATGTGGAGTGATATTTATAAGAATAATATTTTATTTGGCTGGGAAGGGAAAACTAGTGGTATCAAAAACTTGTTGTTTGATAATTTTGTAAATGGTTATTTTGAGTGTTTCCCTCCAAAGGAAATAGCAGAACAATTTTTTAAAATTATAGATAAAAATCACCAAGAACAACAATTACTGCTAAAACAAAACCACCAACTAACCCAACTACGCGATTTCCTACTGCCTATGCTGATGAACGGGCAGGTATCCGTGGCGGAATAA
- a CDS encoding virulence RhuM family protein has product MHNNDIIIYTTEDGLSEFTLRELDDELWLTQKEIAELYQTSKQNIGKHIKAIFAEQELDDSVVNFQFTTAADGKNYRMGLYPLSLIIAVGYRVRSTRGTQFRQWATRTLGEYISKGFVLNDDRLKNPPVGTNRAEDQFEQLLNRIRDIRSSERRMYLRVREIFAMAADYQPSFKETTRFFKIIQNKLHYACTRHTAPEIIYQRADAWKPNMGLTHWRGKEIAKADVTVAKNYLNEAEIDALNRIVSMWLDFAEDQASMKKQIFLQDWAEKLDAFLTFNDRQVLQTAGTISKTQADEKARIEYEKFAAARRLEKEQEGERYIAELLNLKK; this is encoded by the coding sequence ATGCACAACAACGACATCATCATCTACACCACGGAAGACGGACTATCCGAATTTACCCTGCGCGAGCTTGACGACGAACTATGGCTTACCCAAAAAGAAATTGCCGAACTCTACCAAACCAGCAAACAAAACATCGGTAAACACATCAAAGCCATATTTGCAGAACAAGAACTGGACGATTCAGTTGTAAACTTTCAGTTTACAACTGCTGCAGATGGCAAGAACTACCGCATGGGGCTTTATCCCCTCTCCCTAATCATCGCCGTCGGCTACCGCGTCCGCTCCACACGCGGTACACAATTCCGCCAATGGGCGACACGGACATTGGGCGAATACATCAGCAAAGGCTTCGTATTAAACGACGACCGGCTGAAAAACCCGCCTGTCGGGACAAACCGTGCCGAAGATCAGTTTGAACAGTTGCTCAACCGCATCAGGGACATCCGCAGCAGCGAACGGCGGATGTATCTGCGCGTGCGCGAAATATTCGCCATGGCGGCGGATTACCAGCCCAGCTTCAAAGAAACCACCCGGTTTTTCAAAATCATACAAAACAAACTTCATTACGCCTGCACCCGTCATACCGCCCCTGAAATTATTTACCAAAGGGCGGATGCGTGGAAACCCAATATGGGTCTGACCCATTGGCGGGGCAAAGAAATCGCCAAAGCCGATGTAACCGTTGCCAAAAATTACCTGAACGAGGCAGAAATCGACGCCCTCAACCGCATCGTTTCCATGTGGCTGGATTTTGCCGAAGACCAAGCAAGCATGAAAAAACAGATATTCCTGCAAGACTGGGCGGAAAAACTGGATGCCTTCCTCACCTTCAATGACCGCCAAGTCTTACAAACGGCAGGGACAATCAGCAAAACGCAGGCAGACGAAAAAGCCCGCATCGAATACGAAAAATTTGCCGCCGCACGCAGACTGGAAAAAGAACAGGAAGGCGAACGCTATATTGCCGAACTGCTGAACCTGAAAAAATAG